From a region of the Armatimonas rosea genome:
- a CDS encoding S41 family peptidase has translation MIIPAPFFLATLALSQPMQAAPRGYFRTPSLRGETVVFAAEGDLWRVAVGGGGATRLTTHPSEESNPALSPDGKWVAFSASYEGPDEVYVMPSTGGEPTRLTFGAGGTVAGWTKDGKILYATGKHSSLPSTQLVALDPNTKQRTRIPLAQASDGVYDDVGNLFFTRFDFQGSQTKRYQGGTAQNLWKLAPGATEAVALTADFKGTSRNPMVWKDRVYFLSDRDGIMNVWSMDTNGKSVKQVTHETGFDVQNPQLDTTTGKLIYQHGADLYVADAATGTSTKLGITLSSDFDQLRERWITRPLDWVTAAHLSPSGDKLVLTARGQVFVVPTGKTGRIVEATRKPGVRYREARFLPDGKGLVALSDESGEVELWKLPPTGEVTAPREQLTKDGQVLRWDTTPSPDGKWIAHTDKFNRLHLYDATAKTTKVIATSDDGGIGSVTFSPDSRYIAFSFPCANSFSQLRLYDIKTGKTTELTTDRYDCSDPAFSPDGKFLYFLSDRSFNSKVGSPWGPRQPEPFFENQTQVFALSLQPGNRSPFLPENELDAEKKAEEKKPEEKKPDEKKPEPGLPAIVTEGIATRLSLVPVPAGSYGNLKTDGKKLFLTANTDSGTHLMAIVIRSEDIKLDTLVTGIGSYELSADSKKLLVGQNNAYLVFDASGGPDPARSRVSLLDRWSFSLDPKEEWKQMYDEAWRLHRDYFYDPKLHNVDWPALREKYRPLAARIACRADLSDVLAQLMGELSVLHTFVYGGDQRGGTDSVGVATLGAEWEKDEAKGGWRITRLWRTDPDMPEKLGPLLKPGVEASEGDVIAQINGVPTLSLDDPAQLLRAQTNKQVRLKLFPGGDSSKARDVIVTAISGGQEWDLRYSDWEFTRRQAVEKAAPGKLGYVHLRAMGSGDIAQWEREFYPVFNRDGLIIDVRHNNGGNIDSWILEKLARKAWMFWKAPVGAPTWNMQYAFRGKVVVLCDESTASDGEAFAEGFKRLGLGKVIGTRTWGGEVWLTSSNTLVDRGIATAAEFGVFGPEGNWLIEGHGVEPDIVVDNLPRATYDGKDAQLDAAIQHLLKELAKNPVPKIKVPPYPDKSFPKRR, from the coding sequence ATGATAATCCCCGCTCCCTTCTTTCTGGCGACTCTAGCGCTCTCCCAGCCCATGCAGGCGGCCCCGCGTGGCTACTTCCGAACCCCTAGCCTGCGCGGCGAGACCGTGGTCTTTGCGGCGGAGGGCGATCTGTGGCGGGTCGCGGTGGGGGGTGGGGGGGCGACCCGGCTCACGACGCACCCCAGCGAGGAGAGCAATCCTGCCCTCTCGCCCGACGGGAAGTGGGTGGCGTTCTCGGCGTCGTACGAGGGCCCCGACGAGGTCTATGTCATGCCCAGCACAGGCGGTGAGCCGACCCGGCTGACCTTTGGCGCGGGCGGCACCGTGGCGGGGTGGACCAAAGACGGCAAGATTCTCTACGCCACGGGCAAGCACTCGTCGCTGCCCAGCACGCAGCTGGTCGCGCTCGATCCCAATACCAAGCAGCGCACCCGCATCCCGCTCGCCCAGGCCAGCGACGGTGTCTACGACGACGTGGGCAATCTCTTCTTCACGCGCTTTGACTTCCAGGGCAGCCAGACCAAGCGCTACCAGGGCGGCACGGCGCAGAACCTCTGGAAGCTCGCGCCCGGTGCCACGGAGGCGGTCGCGCTGACCGCGGACTTCAAGGGGACCAGCCGCAACCCGATGGTCTGGAAAGACCGTGTCTACTTCCTCTCGGACCGCGATGGCATCATGAATGTCTGGAGCATGGACACCAATGGGAAGAGTGTCAAGCAGGTCACCCATGAGACGGGCTTCGATGTCCAGAACCCCCAGCTCGACACCACCACGGGGAAGCTGATCTACCAGCACGGTGCCGATCTCTATGTCGCCGATGCCGCCACGGGCACCTCGACCAAGCTCGGCATCACCCTCAGCTCGGACTTTGACCAGCTACGCGAGCGCTGGATCACCCGGCCGCTGGACTGGGTGACCGCCGCGCACCTCTCCCCCAGCGGCGATAAGCTCGTGCTGACCGCGCGCGGCCAGGTCTTTGTGGTGCCCACGGGCAAGACAGGCCGCATTGTCGAGGCGACCCGCAAGCCCGGTGTCCGCTACCGCGAGGCGCGCTTCCTCCCCGATGGCAAGGGGCTGGTCGCGCTCTCGGATGAGTCCGGCGAGGTCGAGCTCTGGAAACTGCCTCCCACGGGCGAGGTCACCGCGCCACGGGAGCAGCTCACCAAAGACGGCCAGGTGCTGCGCTGGGACACGACCCCCTCGCCCGATGGCAAGTGGATCGCCCACACCGATAAGTTCAACCGGCTCCACCTCTACGATGCCACGGCCAAGACCACGAAGGTGATCGCCACGAGCGACGATGGCGGCATCGGCAGTGTGACCTTCTCCCCGGACAGCCGCTATATCGCCTTTAGCTTCCCCTGCGCCAATAGCTTCAGCCAGCTGCGCCTCTACGATATCAAGACCGGCAAGACCACCGAGCTGACCACGGACCGCTACGACTGCTCCGACCCGGCGTTCTCCCCCGATGGCAAGTTTCTCTACTTCCTCTCCGACCGCTCGTTCAACTCCAAGGTCGGCTCGCCGTGGGGACCGCGCCAGCCCGAGCCCTTCTTTGAGAACCAGACTCAGGTATTTGCCCTCAGCCTCCAGCCGGGAAACCGCTCGCCCTTCCTGCCCGAGAACGAGCTGGATGCCGAGAAAAAGGCAGAAGAGAAGAAGCCCGAGGAAAAAAAGCCCGACGAGAAGAAGCCCGAGCCGGGCCTGCCCGCGATCGTGACGGAGGGAATCGCCACGCGCCTAAGCCTGGTCCCCGTACCCGCAGGCAGCTACGGAAACCTCAAGACCGATGGTAAGAAGCTCTTCTTGACCGCCAACACCGATAGCGGCACCCACCTGATGGCAATCGTGATCCGCAGCGAGGACATCAAGCTCGACACGCTGGTCACGGGGATCGGGAGCTACGAGCTGAGCGCCGATAGCAAGAAGCTCCTGGTGGGACAGAACAACGCCTACCTGGTCTTCGATGCCAGCGGTGGCCCCGACCCCGCCCGTAGCCGGGTCTCGCTCCTGGACCGCTGGAGCTTCTCCCTCGATCCCAAAGAGGAGTGGAAGCAGATGTACGACGAGGCATGGCGGCTCCACCGGGACTACTTCTACGATCCCAAGCTACACAACGTGGACTGGCCCGCTCTGCGCGAGAAGTACCGCCCGCTCGCCGCACGGATCGCCTGCCGCGCCGATCTCTCGGATGTGCTGGCGCAGCTGATGGGCGAGCTCTCGGTCTTGCACACATTTGTCTATGGCGGCGACCAGCGCGGCGGGACGGATAGTGTCGGGGTGGCAACCCTCGGCGCGGAGTGGGAGAAGGACGAGGCCAAGGGCGGCTGGCGCATCACCCGCCTCTGGCGCACCGACCCGGACATGCCCGAGAAGCTCGGCCCGCTCCTCAAGCCCGGTGTGGAGGCGAGCGAGGGCGATGTGATCGCACAGATCAACGGGGTGCCGACACTCTCACTCGACGATCCCGCGCAGCTCTTGCGCGCCCAGACAAATAAGCAGGTCCGGCTAAAGCTCTTCCCCGGCGGCGACTCCAGCAAGGCGCGCGATGTGATTGTGACGGCGATCTCCGGCGGCCAGGAGTGGGACCTGCGCTACAGCGACTGGGAGTTTACCCGCCGCCAGGCCGTGGAGAAAGCCGCGCCGGGCAAGCTGGGCTATGTCCACCTCCGGGCGATGGGTAGCGGCGATATCGCGCAGTGGGAGCGGGAGTTCTACCCGGTCTTCAACCGCGACGGCCTGATTATCGATGTGCGGCACAACAACGGCGGCAATATCGATAGCTGGATCCTGGAGAAGCTGGCACGCAAGGCCTGGATGTTCTGGAAGGCTCCCGTGGGCGCGCCGACCTGGAACATGCAGTACGCCTTCCGCGGCAAGGTCGTGGTGCTCTGCGACGAGAGCACGGCCTCCGATGGCGAGGCCTTCGCAGAGGGCTTCAAGCGGCTTGGGCTCGGAAAAGTGATCGGCACCCGCACCTGGGGCGGCGAGGTCTGGCTGACATCGTCCAATACCCTCGTGGACCGGGGAATCGCCACCGCCGCCGAGTTTGGTGTCTTCGGCCCCGAGGGCAACTGGCTGATCGAGGGCCACGGAGTCGAGCCGGATATCGTGGTGGACAACCTCCCCCGCGCCACCTACGACGGCAAAGACGCCCAGCTCGACGCGGCGATCCAGCACTTGCTCAAGGAGCTGGCGAAGAACCCGGTTCCCAAGATCAAGGTGCCACCGTACCCGGATAAATCGTTTCCGAAAAGAAGATAG
- the acs gene encoding acetate--CoA ligase — translation MSNESVMGSSLGGDRVFPPSPEFVAQANVADAAIYQTAAADPEAYWAEWAKKLDWIEPWTEVCQWNPPHAKWFVGGKLNVSANCVDRHLKTARRNKAAIIFEGEPGDSRVLTYQDLWREVNKFAGVLTNLGVTKGDRVTIYLPMIPEAAIAMLACTRIGAIHSVVFGGFSADSLRERINDSKSKVVVTSSGSWRRGNIVRLKDTTDAALDGGACPTIENVVVLSRAIDPTMVRMVEGRDHWWHRLEESAPRLTEPVAVDSEDGLFILYTSGSTGKPKGIYHTTGGYLTQANATFQWTFDIKDTDIFWCTADVGWVTGHSYVVYGPLAAGATVLMYEGAPDWPARDRFWATIEKYGVSVFYTAPTAIRSFMKWGTEHLEKHDLSSLRLLGSVGEPINPEAWLWYHENVGHKNCPIVDTWWQTETGAHMITPLPGIVATKPGSATRPFPGITLAVVDEEGNPTPAGKDGLLVIQKPWPSMLRTLWGDDERYKNVYWSKFGEKNLYFAGDGARQDEDGYLWLLGRVDDIMLVAGHNISTMEVESALVDHHAVAEAAVIGRTDAIKGQAICAFVTVKEGQTADEALIKVLKAHVGVKLGPICRPDDILFTAELPKTRSGKIMRRLLRDIAEGRALGDTTTLADPSVVSGLKDKYEQSEG, via the coding sequence ATGAGCAATGAAAGCGTGATGGGTTCCTCGCTGGGCGGGGACCGTGTTTTTCCTCCGTCGCCGGAGTTTGTCGCCCAGGCCAATGTCGCCGATGCCGCCATCTACCAGACGGCCGCCGCTGACCCCGAGGCCTACTGGGCGGAGTGGGCAAAGAAGCTGGACTGGATCGAGCCCTGGACCGAGGTCTGTCAGTGGAACCCGCCCCATGCCAAGTGGTTTGTGGGGGGCAAGCTCAATGTGAGCGCCAACTGCGTCGACCGGCACCTCAAGACCGCGCGGCGCAATAAAGCGGCGATTATCTTCGAGGGCGAGCCCGGCGACTCCCGCGTCTTGACCTACCAGGACCTGTGGCGCGAGGTCAATAAGTTCGCGGGCGTCCTGACCAATCTTGGCGTGACCAAGGGCGATCGCGTGACCATCTACCTGCCGATGATCCCGGAGGCCGCGATTGCGATGCTCGCCTGCACCCGAATCGGGGCGATCCATAGCGTGGTCTTTGGGGGCTTCTCCGCCGATAGCCTACGCGAGCGCATCAACGACAGCAAGTCCAAGGTCGTGGTGACTAGCAGTGGCAGCTGGCGACGCGGCAATATCGTCCGGCTAAAAGACACCACCGACGCCGCCCTCGACGGCGGCGCGTGTCCGACCATCGAGAATGTGGTCGTGCTGAGCCGCGCGATCGACCCGACCATGGTGCGCATGGTGGAGGGCCGCGACCACTGGTGGCACCGCCTAGAAGAGTCCGCGCCGCGCCTCACCGAGCCGGTGGCGGTGGACAGCGAGGACGGCCTCTTTATTCTCTACACGTCGGGCTCCACGGGAAAGCCCAAGGGAATCTACCACACGACTGGCGGCTACCTGACCCAGGCCAACGCGACTTTCCAGTGGACCTTTGATATCAAAGACACTGATATCTTCTGGTGCACCGCCGATGTGGGCTGGGTGACCGGTCACAGCTACGTGGTCTACGGTCCCCTCGCCGCCGGTGCGACTGTCCTGATGTACGAGGGCGCCCCGGACTGGCCCGCCCGCGACCGCTTCTGGGCGACTATCGAGAAGTACGGCGTCAGTGTCTTCTACACCGCCCCCACCGCGATCCGCTCGTTCATGAAGTGGGGGACAGAGCATCTGGAGAAGCACGATCTCTCCAGCCTGCGCCTGCTGGGCTCGGTCGGAGAGCCGATCAACCCCGAGGCCTGGCTCTGGTACCACGAGAATGTCGGCCACAAAAACTGCCCGATTGTCGATACCTGGTGGCAGACCGAGACCGGGGCGCACATGATCACGCCGCTCCCTGGCATTGTCGCCACCAAGCCCGGTAGCGCCACCCGCCCCTTCCCCGGTATCACCCTCGCCGTGGTCGATGAAGAGGGCAACCCCACCCCCGCCGGGAAAGATGGCCTGCTGGTGATCCAGAAACCGTGGCCGTCGATGCTACGGACTCTCTGGGGCGACGACGAGCGCTACAAGAATGTGTACTGGAGCAAGTTCGGGGAGAAGAACCTGTACTTCGCCGGCGACGGTGCCCGCCAGGACGAAGACGGCTACCTCTGGCTCTTAGGGCGTGTCGATGACATCATGCTGGTGGCGGGCCACAATATCAGCACGATGGAGGTCGAGTCCGCCCTGGTCGATCACCACGCGGTCGCGGAGGCTGCCGTGATTGGCCGCACCGATGCGATCAAGGGCCAGGCGATCTGCGCCTTCGTGACCGTAAAAGAGGGCCAGACCGCCGATGAGGCGCTGATCAAGGTGCTCAAGGCGCATGTGGGTGTCAAGCTCGGCCCCATCTGCCGCCCCGATGATATCCTCTTCACCGCGGAGCTCCCCAAGACCCGCAGTGGCAAGATCATGCGCCGCCTCCTACGAGACATCGCCGAAGGACGGGCGCTGGGCGACACCACCACCCTCGCCGACCCAAGTGTTGTCTCCGGCCTCAAGGACAAGTACGAGCAGAGCGAAGGGTAG